The Clostridium sp. AWRP genome has a window encoding:
- a CDS encoding ABC transporter permease, with product MFNIVYSEFLKLKKSYLVIITLIAAIFVPILECIQSLSNNYSGSSETLRNTLFMNYRINIELICFQFLYIVFFSLITSYVFSREFSDKTANTLFVYPSSRIKIFIGKLITVYVIIAFAYFIQFISTYLTLYISWGNLLPSYLIVKDIEVNLYSMLFQFLLMPIPILIGNLTKNIIFPVIYGILGAISSAFMMLMGIYMQMDPLMLPALPIYYFYKGDPIDYVLVISSAVLTLGVSMFLCLYHYINGDIN from the coding sequence ATGTTTAATATAGTATACTCTGAATTTTTAAAGCTTAAAAAGTCATATCTGGTAATTATAACTTTAATTGCTGCTATTTTTGTTCCAATACTTGAATGTATTCAGTCACTTTCAAACAACTATAGTGGTAGTTCAGAAACACTAAGAAATACTTTATTTATGAATTATAGGATAAACATAGAATTGATTTGTTTTCAGTTTTTATATATAGTTTTTTTCTCATTAATAACAAGTTATGTTTTCTCAAGAGAATTTTCAGATAAAACTGCAAATACTTTATTTGTTTATCCATCTTCTAGAATAAAAATTTTCATTGGAAAATTAATTACAGTGTATGTAATAATTGCATTTGCATATTTCATTCAATTTATATCCACATATTTGACACTTTATATATCATGGGGAAATTTACTTCCATCTTATCTTATTGTTAAAGATATAGAAGTCAACTTATATTCCATGCTATTTCAGTTTTTGCTAATGCCGATTCCAATATTAATTGGAAACTTAACGAAGAACATTATCTTTCCTGTAATATATGGCATACTTGGAGCTATATCTTCTGCATTTATGATGCTTATGGGCATATATATGCAAATGGATCCGCTCATGCTTCCTGCATTACCTATATATTATTTTTATAAAGGTGATCCAATTGATTATGTACTTGTCATTTCAAGTGCAGTTTTAACTCTTGGCGTATCTATGTTTCTATGTTTATATCACTATATTAATGGAGATATAAACTAA